A stretch of DNA from Oreochromis aureus strain Israel breed Guangdong linkage group 23, ZZ_aureus, whole genome shotgun sequence:
GCTTTGTGGTGTTCTCCTGTTAGACGCAGGTGGCTGGAACACTGCCAAGGACACCTATAGCAGTTTTGGCAATAACCGTGGAAAGTCTGCTTTCTTCAATGACAGAGGCAACGCTACCCGAGGAAGGTAAGCGGATCAGATGCAGTGTCGAGAGCTTATGTCATTGAGCTTCAACAGAAAATTCCCATGTTTACTATAAAAGCTAAAAAACGATCCTCTTGTGAACCCTTAAAATGGTTTATTATTACCTAAAAAATGTTAAGTGGAGAGCTGTTTGTGTAATTTGGAGAAAGTTGCTTCATTATTCATCATTAACGTGTGCATGCTGTGTTCAGGTTTGAGCATGGAGGCTTTGGTaatggaggagggggaggaaacAGCCGCTGGGTGGAGGAATCCAGAGATGACGGAGACTGGTCCAAGCCAACCCCTCGCAACGAACGTCTTGAACAGTGAGTCTGTGCTTTTGAGTGGTCGTGGGAGGTGTAGTCTACTTTCTAATTTGGTGTGATTTATTGTAAGATCAGGAAATTTCAGGTAGAATTGCAAAAGATATTTAAAATTAGAGCACAGAATTAGATTATTAGACTAGTGTAATTTCACTATTAGACTGTCTGAGTCATATTGTTGGGACTTCATTGGTTTCTTGTGTAACAGAGTAAAACACACGAAGGGAAAAGCAAATTCTTTGATGTTTTGTTATTTCCAGTTGTCATCCTAATGACATTTGTTCTTAACTTATTTGGAGGTTTCTAGTCTGATGTCAATATGGAAGTATCTTTAACTTTGCCCGTTATGGTTCTGCAGCATATCCCTTACCTGACACATAATAAATTCAAGTGGCTAACCTGCCCCAGTAAAAATAGTTATgggtttttattcttttaaaatttgACATTCAGATAAATTATCCCAAGAAATTGCTGCAGTTACTCTAAGCAATAAAGTTCCAGAGCATTCGACTAACCTTTGTGTCTCTCTCCGTAGTGAATTGTTCTCTGGCAGTAACACTGGGATTAACTTTGAGAAATACGATGACATTCCTGTTGAGGCCACGGGACAGAACTGCCCTCAGCACATCGAGAGTGTGAGTTACTCACATTATATCAGATACCAGCTGCACTATTGCTTTTCTTCGCTCTTTCTGtacatgtttctgtgtttgtgatcTCACAGTTCCAAGACGTGGACATGGGTGAGATTATCATGGGTAACATTGCTCTGAGCCGCTACACCAGACCCACTCCTGTCCAGAAATACGCCATTCCTATTATTAAATCAAAGAGAGACCTCATGGCCTGCGCACAGACAGGTAGCGCACAAACATAACAAAGTATTGGAATTGGGTCGATGAGATGAAAAGCAGAAATGGATGAGGCTGTCCTCGTGTGTTTCAGGTTCTGGGAAAACAGCAGCATTCCTCTTGCCAGTCCTCAGCCAGATTTACACTGATGGACCAGGAGAGGCCCTTAACGCAGCTAAAGCATCAGGACaggtaaaagagagaaaaatcaaTATTATCTAGTTAAATACAGCTAATTTCATCATGGCTTTAACAGGGGGGAAACAAATGGTTCAGGTGCTGTGGGGGATTTCATGGTAAAGTAATTTAATTAAACTATCCTGTGTTAATTAAAGCGCATCctccagattaaaaaaaaaaatgcattaatttCAGGCACGCACACAGTTCTGCAAATGATTGGGAAAAAGGTATCGTTCATACGTTACCACAAACCGTGAGCACAAGTTTTAGTCACTGCAACAAACAAGCAGACCTGCTtaagttgatttattttataccAGTAGTATAGTAGACTATCAAAGAAGAGGCAAAACAAGCAGCagttaaagaaaagcaaaacccTTTTAGACACAAGTCCTGCCTGTCAGCAGCCATCTTGATATGACACCTGGCACCTATTTAGGGAGTTATTTtgtctaatttaatttaagctGTTATTGAGAAAGAAAATCAGCAGCAGGTAAATCTGATTTTAAAGGTTATCTTTCTTTCCTCTGGAAGTTTTTATTTTGCTAACCTCACTGTTGTTGAATTATTCCATGAACTTTAAATTGGGAATTATTTGAATGCTATGTCTCTGATAATTGTCAGGTAATTCCTATTACACTAGTTCTACCCTAATTTATATTATGAAGCCTTTAGGGGATTTTTGCTCTCAGGAGTCACAGACTGGTCCCTGATAGGTTTGACACATGTTCTGTAAAATGTTTGAATTTAGTCTAGTTTCTAGCCCACTCATGGCGTGGCCTCAGTTTTCTCTAGTTTCAATCATGTTTGTTGCTGTGAAACTtaaatgttgtgtgttgtgtcaTTGCTTTGTAGGAGAATGGAAAGTATGGCCGTCGCAAGCAGTACCCCATCTCCCTGGTGCTGGCTCCCACCAGAGAACTGGCACTGCAGATATATGATGAAGCAAGGAAGGTATTTAAACACATTAGTGTGTAATAATCTGTTTATTTAATGATGTGatttttaaatctgtgtgtAATTGTTAATACGTTCTATTTTCCTGTTAGTTTTCCTACCGCTCCAGAGTGCGTCCCTGTGTTGTGTATGGAGGAGCAGACATTGGCCAGCAGATCAGAGACCTGGAGAGAGGCTGTCACCTGCTGGTGGCCACTCCAGGAAGACTCGTGGACATGATGGAGAGAGGCAAGATCGGACTGGACTACTGCAAGTAAGACATAAACAGGAGTAGTGAGTGATGGGTAAACGtctgttgtcatttttttctaaatttcaaactcttttcttctgtttccttTAGCTACCTGGTCCTAGATGAGGCCGACCGTATGCTGGACATGGGCTTTGAACCACAGATACGGCGCATCGTCGAACAGGACACCATGCCTCCTAAAGGCATCCGACAAACTATGATGTTCAGCGCTACGTTTCCCAAAGAAATCCAGGTATATCTGCAGTAATTGTCAAAGAAATTGgaacttttcttcttcttcttcttcttcttcttcttcttctttttttttttttttaatccgcCTGTTACTAATAAAGAGAAGTGCAGCAAGCATTCACATGGTGAtcagtgtttcattttaaagatgTAAAATTTTCCATCTGTTTGGTCAGATGGTGCAAAACAGTTGTGTTAAGCACATATTTTGCTCATCCTGCAGATCCTAGCTCGGGATTTCCTGGAGGATTACATCTTCCTGGCAGTGGGCAGAGTGGGTTCCACCTCGGAGAACATCACTCAGAAAGTGGTGTGGGTGGAAGAGAGCGATAAGAGGTCTTTCCTCTTGGACCTGCTAAGCGCTACAGGTGAGCCGATCTCAGCTCAACTGCCACATGTCCCAACACATAACATAAATACTGTCTGCAGCCTGAGTAGACTTATCTGCAATTATCTCGAgccacacatacatacacacacacacacacacacacacacacacacacacacacacacacacacacacagatgtgcgATTTTATTTCCCCTGTCTTTTTGCCATCATCATATTGTCATCCTCACATCTCAACCAATACATTACTGTGTTTCCCATGCTTAGCACAGTGTAATGTCCATCAGCACCCTTTGTCTTTCAGTGAAAATTTCACTTagatatgtttgtgtgtgaaattaGGAAGATGTATACCTCTAGGCTGCACTGAAAAGGGTTTAAAACCTCTAATTTAAAATATGCTCTTTCTATATTTGTGGTAGTTGGCAAGAAACATCGTGTTTCCtggattatatatatatatattttttttgcctCCAGACGGCAGTGTTCTatttttattacaaaatatCTTTTTCTTCAGATTGAACTTTAAAAGAAAGGTTCTATAGGATTTTAAATCATTTGTGGCTGGGAAAActacctttttgttttgttagtgaTTATATGGCAACATTTTAAACCTCTGTTAAATCAGTAAtatcagacacacaaacattgcTTTCAAACTGGAGTTTACATGTCAGTGGTTTGTGGTTTTATCCCAAGCCATCCCAAGTGAGGTACAGGACAGTACTGGAGACAACATAGAGAAACCTGGTAAGATCCTCAAACAGGAAACTTTTATCTgtcatttcatattttaaataattttgctCGACtttactgttcttttttttttgtggatggAGAATCTcctgtttattatatttatttaggttCTGTGTCCCATTTCACACGTCGCGTCCCCTCATGTGAAATTAAACATGCCTGTTGTTTGATTTTATAGCTTAAGGTTGTTTTGGTGTCATCTTTAGAGTATGTTGCTGTGATGTCTTTAGGTCAAACCCATAGCTTTAATGGAGAGAGTCTGGTCACGTTGTGTTCGTGCTGTTGCCGTGTATCTAACTTGTGATATAAATGTGGGTCAATTGATGATGTTGATGCAGGAAGAATACAATGACCAGAATCTTTCCATCAGTGCCTCTAGTGAAACCTGCATGAAAACACATTGCTGCTGGTCATTTTACCCACACTGCACCTCCTGCTGCCTGTTGCACTGTTCTGCTCATATAACAACATCTGCTGTAAAGTAACGCTGGTAGATTTAACCCTGAAACCTGCATGTTAGTCACCCCATGGACTGACACACACCTATATACATGTAAACATATGATCTGTACACAGGGCTGCTGCAACAAACCCACTAACTGATGTGCTATGGAGGATTTCATATACAACCAAGGGCGTTGATTTATGTGTGCATGGCAGCAGAAAACCGTTCACACGTAAAATTGTATGATTCATTTAGATCCTAACTGATCCCATTAGCTAGAAGGCAAATCAATCTCATGTAGTGGACTGAGAAGCCTAAAAAAGGTCAGTTTAGCAGGCTGGGCAATCGGGGATGAATTTTAATTTATGTGCTTGGTTCTCATAATTGCTCATGCACCTAAATTCTATATAATTCCAGCATGACTGCAACTTCATTATTTGTGCTTGTTCCACAATTTGGTCCATGCTACATAAAGCCAGAGTCATAGTGGCGCAGGATTATTAAACTCAGTCTTTTATTTAGTCCAAACACAGCGCAGCCCTGAagttgttttattctttgtagCATTAACACCCAGTGTTTCCCCTCTCGGTTGATCAGGTAAGGACTCGTTGACTCTGGTTTTTGTGGAGACCAAGAAAGGCGCAGACGCCTTGGAGGACTTCCTATATCGGGAAGGCTACGCCTGCACCAGTATCCATGGTGACCGTTCCCAGAGAGATCGAGAGGAGGCCCTGAACCAGTTCAGATCGGGAAAATGTCCCATCCTGGTTGCTACAGCGGTCAGTAAAAACTTCCTGTTGTTTGCACGTTATGGTAAACCGCAACAGGAACCATTCTGTTATTAACTGACAACCACAATCGACAGAAAAACACTTGAGTTAGAGCCCAAACGAAATGTTTATGAAGGTGTGAGTTTTTAAAGTATCTGCTCCTCTTTTTGTGATCTCAGGTAGCAGCTCGGGGTTTGGACATCTCCAACGTGAAACATGTTATTAACTTTGACCTGCCAAGCGACATAGAGGAGTACGTCCACCGCATTGGACGTACGGGACGAGTAGGAAACCTGGGTAAGGCTATAAGTAATGTGATTTAAGGGAAGTATCCTCTTGATTTAGGATGGACCCCATTTACTGCTCTTACTTGCTTATATTGCTTTGAAAAATGTCTCCTGTTtttaagtgggtttttttttttttttttttttttttctgtttcctgtagGGCTGGCAACATCGTTCTTCAATGACAAAAACGGGAACATCACTAAAGACCTGCTGGACATCCTAGTAGAGGCCAAACAGGAAGTTCCCTCATGGCTCGAGAGCCTGGCCTATGAACACCAGCACAAGAGTAGTAATAGAGGGCGCTCTaagaggtacacacacacacacacacacacacacacacacacacacacacacacacacacacacacacacacacagattctgTCTTTAACttgcaaatgtttgttttttgttataagtattaaaaacatttgctgGTCTAATCAGAATCCCTAaacactgatttatttatttatttatttattttttatcccaCAGGTTCTCTGGCGGGTTTGGAGCACGAGATTATCGTCAGACTGCTGCAGGACTCAACGCCGGAGGGTTTGGAGGACGTGGAGGAGGACGCAACCAGGCAGGACATGGAGGAAACCGTGGCTTTGGAGGAGGTGAGGCTCTGATCTTTGGATAGAAATTTATTCACTAATGTAGGGTGATTATTGTGCAGACCATTGTAGTCACATGATGTTCATTGTGTTGCTTTAGAGCCTTTTTTCCTGGGCCCCCCAGGAtaccttttttctgttttctgagaGCTTGTATagagagaaataaaagaagAGCACTTGAGTTTGCCATATATTGTTGtacttttaatatattttgatgGAGAGTCGGGAAAAATATATTCAGTGTGAATTATGGTTTTACAGAACTGCACATTCGAGATAAATGTTTTACATCAAACCTGCATTATAGAGATTTGTTTTGCTTGGAAACACTAATTTCTGATACTTGGGCGATGAAATGCTACAAAAGTTTTACTTTATTaagaaggcttttttttttctcttccctttTTCTTCTCAGGCGGCTTCAGCAACTTCTACACCAGCGATGGCTACGGAGGCAACTACTCACACTCTCAAGTTGACTGGTGGGGCAACTAGGTTTctccatccctccctccctcgctcatcCCTCTTTCCTCTTCTCACTCATCCTCCATTCTTTCTCCACATCGACGTCTGCATCCCATCTGTCTTGTTACCACCATTAACCCCAAGAAACCCCCATGCATGTTATTAAACTATTTATGCTCATTTATGTAGCTTCCATCCCCATCCTTCATGTCTTTTAAGTCGTTTGAACAGTTTTCTTGTGCTTTCTATGTccacctttttttgttttggtaaaTTAACTTTTCTCCTCTTGAAAAAGACCACATTGTGACGAGATTCTTGAATTTTAGTTGTTTACTTTTTAAACACTGGACACAGGCTTACTTGTTAGCTTCCAGCTAGCAGCCACCTTAAGACCATTTTCCCTCTGTGACACGTGTGTGTGCTGGTAAAAAGACCTGGGTGTTTAATTCCCTGAGATTTCAGAGTGTGGGCTTCTTCAAAGAGGGGAAAATCCTTTCTTTATTTCCCCCCActttatatttgagtttgatttcactgtgtttttgtctgcATTTACACTCCCCGCGTGACCTCATGTCATCTTTGTATTTAACGCACGGCCATGTTGTAAATCTCTGGCCaaaaacttttctaaaatatagCTATAGGCAGGACATAAAAGCAAACCATGTCTGCGTATAAATTCAAAAATACTGGCCTTCACGTATCACACATTGGAGgccacagaaacaagaaaatcttttttttcaccttttttaaaacatgaaacTTTATCGAGGTCTGACACAGATGTCTAACAAAGAGAGACTAGTGGCTGGACAAACTGAAATGGCATTGTTGGCCATTAGCAGTGAGGCTAGCAGACAGTCTTAGGACTTATGGTTGTTACTGCAAAtagcatttttttgtttgttcatttgtttaattttaagaTAAGCGTTTATGGAGAATCATTTGTTTCTGTACTGTGCCTTTAAGAATTTAAACTTTGTCTCTTATTTCCATCGTTTTTATTGCCATAATACGTTAACTGTCCACAAGTATTGGCCCACGGTGACTAAAAGTGTGTATTCAATGTCATTTGTtggtttaaatgttttctttatttttatttggaaGGAAGCAAACTAGGCTTGAACTAAATCAAACcttggcaaaaaaaaacaaactaaactaaaactatgATGAGGAAACTCAAAGCATTTCCTTATCTGTCTATTAGAGACTGAGCTAATTCCCCAAAGCATATAACCACTGTAAGCATATTTGTGGATTACTTTACTCACTCT
This window harbors:
- the LOC116325203 gene encoding ATP-dependent RNA helicase DDX3X-like isoform X1; translation: MSHVAVENAHGLEQQLAVLDLSAADGQGGGSSRRYIPPHLRNKDASKNAGNAFAAGRQGGYTIAPAANYGWDGTRNNFVNGYHDNRMTGNSFNRGPPRMERGRGGVGGGYRNNRGGAFNPMNPAQPMSFAGYENKDAGGWNTAKDTYSSFGNNRGKSAFFNDRGNATRGRFEHGGFGNGGGGGNSRWVEESRDDGDWSKPTPRNERLEHELFSGSNTGINFEKYDDIPVEATGQNCPQHIESFQDVDMGEIIMGNIALSRYTRPTPVQKYAIPIIKSKRDLMACAQTGSGKTAAFLLPVLSQIYTDGPGEALNAAKASGQENGKYGRRKQYPISLVLAPTRELALQIYDEARKFSYRSRVRPCVVYGGADIGQQIRDLERGCHLLVATPGRLVDMMERGKIGLDYCNYLVLDEADRMLDMGFEPQIRRIVEQDTMPPKGIRQTMMFSATFPKEIQILARDFLEDYIFLAVGRVGSTSENITQKVVWVEESDKRSFLLDLLSATGKDSLTLVFVETKKGADALEDFLYREGYACTSIHGDRSQRDREEALNQFRSGKCPILVATAVAARGLDISNVKHVINFDLPSDIEEYVHRIGRTGRVGNLGLATSFFNDKNGNITKDLLDILVEAKQEVPSWLESLAYEHQHKSSNRGRSKRFSGGFGARDYRQTAAGLNAGGFGGRGGGRNQAGHGGNRGFGGGGFSNFYTSDGYGGNYSHSQVDWWGN
- the LOC116325203 gene encoding ATP-dependent RNA helicase DDX3X-like isoform X3; amino-acid sequence: MSHVAVENAHGLEQQLAVLDLSAADGQGGGSSRRYIPPHLRNKDASKNDGWDGTRNNFVNGYHDNRMTGNSFNRGPPRMERGRGGVGGGYRNNRGGAFNPMNPAQPMSFAGYENKDAGGWNTAKDTYSSFGNNRGKSAFFNDRGNATRGRFEHGGFGNGGGGGNSRWVEESRDDGDWSKPTPRNERLEHELFSGSNTGINFEKYDDIPVEATGQNCPQHIESFQDVDMGEIIMGNIALSRYTRPTPVQKYAIPIIKSKRDLMACAQTGSGKTAAFLLPVLSQIYTDGPGEALNAAKASGQENGKYGRRKQYPISLVLAPTRELALQIYDEARKFSYRSRVRPCVVYGGADIGQQIRDLERGCHLLVATPGRLVDMMERGKIGLDYCNYLVLDEADRMLDMGFEPQIRRIVEQDTMPPKGIRQTMMFSATFPKEIQILARDFLEDYIFLAVGRVGSTSENITQKVVWVEESDKRSFLLDLLSATGKDSLTLVFVETKKGADALEDFLYREGYACTSIHGDRSQRDREEALNQFRSGKCPILVATAVAARGLDISNVKHVINFDLPSDIEEYVHRIGRTGRVGNLGLATSFFNDKNGNITKDLLDILVEAKQEVPSWLESLAYEHQHKSSNRGRSKRFSGGFGARDYRQTAAGLNAGGFGGRGGGRNQAGHGGNRGFGGGGFSNFYTSDGYGGNYSHSQVDWWGN
- the LOC116325203 gene encoding ATP-dependent RNA helicase DDX3X-like isoform X2 encodes the protein MSHVAVENAHGLEQQLAVLDLSAADGQGGGSSRRYIPPHLRNKDASKNGNAFAAGRQGGYTIAPAANYGWDGTRNNFVNGYHDNRMTGNSFNRGPPRMERGRGGVGGGYRNNRGGAFNPMNPAQPMSFAGYENKDAGGWNTAKDTYSSFGNNRGKSAFFNDRGNATRGRFEHGGFGNGGGGGNSRWVEESRDDGDWSKPTPRNERLEHELFSGSNTGINFEKYDDIPVEATGQNCPQHIESFQDVDMGEIIMGNIALSRYTRPTPVQKYAIPIIKSKRDLMACAQTGSGKTAAFLLPVLSQIYTDGPGEALNAAKASGQENGKYGRRKQYPISLVLAPTRELALQIYDEARKFSYRSRVRPCVVYGGADIGQQIRDLERGCHLLVATPGRLVDMMERGKIGLDYCNYLVLDEADRMLDMGFEPQIRRIVEQDTMPPKGIRQTMMFSATFPKEIQILARDFLEDYIFLAVGRVGSTSENITQKVVWVEESDKRSFLLDLLSATGKDSLTLVFVETKKGADALEDFLYREGYACTSIHGDRSQRDREEALNQFRSGKCPILVATAVAARGLDISNVKHVINFDLPSDIEEYVHRIGRTGRVGNLGLATSFFNDKNGNITKDLLDILVEAKQEVPSWLESLAYEHQHKSSNRGRSKRFSGGFGARDYRQTAAGLNAGGFGGRGGGRNQAGHGGNRGFGGGGFSNFYTSDGYGGNYSHSQVDWWGN